Sequence from the Nitrospiraceae bacterium genome:
AGCATTCGGAATATCGCATGGAGGAAGGGCATGAGAAGTATCAAACCCTAGACAAGGGGCATTCCCTCCACCGTCATTTGAGAGAACCTATCCAAGAAGGCCCCAACGCTCCAAATGAATTCGATCCCCGCCACATGACCATAGGGATTTCACAGCCTCCTCAACTATTTTCTATTTGAGTGCCCAAAATCCTGGTACGATTGGAATTGTTAGTTTTCCTTCCGTGCAGCATCGCCTTTTTCAGGAAAGGTTTGCTATGGTGACCCACTCATGCAGAACAACCGGCATCAACTGGATAGTTCTTTTTGCTTCATTTCTCTAGCTTTACGAGTAAGGAACCTCATGTTATGAAATTATTTTCCGGCATCCTAAGCAGACGAACCTTTGCTCTCCTCACCTGGGCTTCAATTGTCCTATCGGGTGGGCTGGGATTGGCAGAGCCCGGAATTGATGGCTTCCGGGAATTAAAATTTGGCATGACGGAGCAAGAAGTATCCGCCTTACCAGCCTGCAGCAACTCAAAGGAATGTCTCTATGAACTTACCGATAAAAATCGATATATTGAACTGACCTATTTGCCCGACGAGGTCTCAGATACGACTGAACCAACCGGAAAACTGGCAAAGATTACCATCGATATGGGGCTATATAGAGATGAATGGTACCAGCAGTTACAAATGATTCTTGGAGCGAGTTATCCCCTCACGCAGGATCTCACTGAAGCGACCAAGCAATCGTTTCTTGCCGGACAAATCAATGAGCTGAATTCAGGGTTTGAAGATGGGCAGGTGGTACTGAAGGTCGTGCGCCGCCCGTTCGGAAACCTGGAGTTAAAGGTCGTGTATCAAAATCCTGCCCTTGCGAAAGCATTTATTCAACAGAGACAAGGCGCGACCACTTCCTCCAAATAATTTTCACTGATAGGCCATATTTGACCTAGCCTTGATGGTTGAGCCATTTACTCCCTTAGCTCACCCTCCCTTTATGGCGAGGGTTAGGACGCTTGTTTGGGTACCGAAGCCATTTTGGCTATCAACAGGCGAGGCCGGAGATTTGCCTCTTGCACAAAGAATGAAGTGGGCAGGGTCACCACTCCCGCCTTCCGTTGCCCATGCATCAACTTCCGCCAACAGCGCCGGCACAGATCATGATCCTTCAACGAGACAGCCCTTCCTAATTTACTGGAATGGGGATTTCGTCTGGGAGAAACAAAGACCTTCACCTCACTCCCACATTTGGCACAACAGGTCGCACCAGCAGCACTGCTCTTTGATGCCCGCTGAGTCACCAGACCAATACTTTCAGCCATATATTTTCGTTTTGGATTCCACGCATGTTCATGTGACGTGACGGATTCGGGAATATCCCATCTCAGCATTCGTCTCATGGCCCCCTCCTTGATAAGAATGGTCGGTCGATCAGTAACTCTTACACTGAGCAAGGGATATGCCTGGTATCACACTTGAAAGCCTGAGAGGAGAAAACCGTATGGAAACAAAAGATAAGAGACTTAAGAACCAGAAGACGAGGCTCAGGAAGATAGGCAGGTTATGCAGTGGACGGGCATATTTTTCCTGTTTGAAGTCACCGGAATTTTGACACCTGTTGCAACCTTTGACAAAGGGAATGAGAGCAGAAATATTCAACACCCATGAGGAGGTCGGTCAATGAACGAGGCCGGCAAAGGCCAAAACATCCCACGGATTCATCCAGGACAAACACTCGCCCCCACTGAGGTGGGAAATCCTTTTTACCTGACCGGATCACACTCTTTCCGGTGCCGCTTCATTTAAAATCAGCCAATAGAGCCCCAGGTTTTGAACCGCTTGAGAAAATTCTTGAAAGTCCACTGGCTTGCGAACATAACTATTGGCTCCAAGTTGATAACTTTTCACGATGTCCTGCTCTTCCTTCGACGACGTGAGCACAACCACCGGAAGAAACTTCGTCCGTTCATCAGCCCGTAACCGTCGAAGCACTTCCAGCCCATCAATCTTGGGAAGCTTGAGATCCAGCAGGATAATTTGAGGCATCTGGGTTAAATCACGACCGGCATGCGCTCCGGTTCCAAATAAATATTCCAACGCTTCCACGCCATCCCGCGCCACCACGACTTCATTTTTTATATTGTTCTTCTTGAGCGCCCGCATCGTCAACTCTTCATCATCAGGATGATCTTCCACTAACAGGATTGCTTTGTTGGTCATCATCTTCTCCTCCTCCGGTTGTCTTACAACGTAAAATGAAAGGTCGCGCCTTTGCCCACCACTCCTTCTGCCCAAATTTGACCGCCATGCCGTTGAATAATTCGATGCACCGTCGCCAACCCCACGCCCACACCCGGAAATTCTGTATAGGCATGAAGCCGTTGAAACGCGCCGAAGAGTTTATGCACATAGGTCATATCAAAACCTGCCCCGTTGTCGGAGACAAAGTAGGCTGCCTGCCCTTTGTATTGTCCATAACCGAACTCGATACGGGGATGGGGTTGTTGCTGGGTAAACTTCCACGCGTTGCCGATTAAATTTTCTAAAACGGCCCGAAGCAATTGCGGGTCGGCGGTGGCGAATACATTATCAGCCACAATACATTCTATCTGCCGGTCAGGGTCCATTTTTTGAAAGTCTTCAAGAACAGCCCGGACGACAGCACTCATATCAAAGCTCTGGGTATGGATTTCAGCCCGTGTCAACCTGGCCAGATTGAGCATGGCATCGATAAGCTTGGACATTCGTTGACTGGCCGTCCGCACCCTCCGCAAATAATTTCGCCCTGACTCATCAAGTTTTTCATCATAATCTTCCAACACAGCCTGGCTAAACCCATCGATCCCCCGCAGCGGCGCGCGTAAATCATGGGAGACCGAATAACTAAACGCCTCAAGTTCTTTATTACTCGCCTCAAGTTGCGCGGAGCGCTGGACCAACTGGGAATTGAGCTTGCGTATATCCTCCTCTGCCCGCTTCCGCTCCGCCACCTCCCGAATGAGTTCGGCATTTGATGCAGCCAACTTCGCCGTTCGCTCCTGGACTCGCTTTTCCAGATTATCTTTCGCCTTCCGAAGAGTATCTTCAGCCAAGAGTCGATCATGAATTTCCAATTCCAGATGTTTGTTGGCACTTTGGAGGGCGCCGGTTCGATCGCGAACCTGCTCTTCCAATTCACTTGCCACCCGCCCAAGCTTTAACACCACTAATCCGAATCCTCCCATCCAAATGACGACTAACATCCCCATCAACCCATAAGTCCCTTGCCAACTCATACCCATGATCGTCTCCAACGAATCCACGGGATACACGACCTCCAGCAAGCCGCCCACTTCTCCGATCTGCCAATCACGCTTGGGACTATCCGGATGTCTGTTATGACACTCCACACATTCCTTCTGCATTCGATCGGCCTTCACGAAACGGAGAGACTCACGCCCATCGACTTGCTCAAACCGATAAAATGGCTCATTCGTATCAGAATGTTGCGTGAAAAATTTCCACGCCTCTTCCTGGAAGCCATCAAGGAGTCCTCCTGGTTTCTTACCGGGGTAAAACGGATAGGGACTCAGTAACTCCAGTCGTTCCCCTTTTCGCCCAGCGACCAATCGATTACCCAGGTCCCGACTGAGAGCCGCAGGGAGAGGAATTTCGCCTTGATGGTCCCGATACTCTATCGAGGCATCGATGCCCTGGTTGTGGAGGCGTTGAACAACTTCGACGGTGTACCATATCCGCATCTCATTCAGCGCTCTGGTATAAATTTCGGATCCCCGAAAGGCCATGGCCGTCACCATTTGGGTTTTCAATTGGGAAATATGCAAATAAATTACGATGAGACAGAGCCCAAAAAGCAGGGTTAATACCAAAATCGTATGCCGATGTAGGAGCTCCATGGCGCCCAGGACCCTGTTCACACAGGAGTCCCATAGTCCCAAGGTCGACAACGGCGATTCTTTACGAGACGTCAACTCAGATACCGACAATGGTCCTTCCTATCCTCAATGGGGGCTTTTCCAATCACTTCTCTCTTCGATGGCGGTCCTCTGACTTACGCTATCGGATCCTTACCGGCAAAATTGAGCATTCCTTCCATAAGAGGGCACCTCATCCCCATGGCCCGGAAGACTTTGGCTTGTGATCGTTCTGGATGGGCGTACGCCTGAATCCGACTCCCAATGTGCTCCCACTATTCAGAAGATGATGGGTACCCATCCGGTCAAATAAATTTGCGGGCCCTCAAGAAGGAAAGGAGGGGGAGCACAGCAGAGACTACCATGAAGGCGTGTATTCCTCGGCAGGAGGGTGGGCTTTGCTCAATACGGACTATTCCTCCAGGCTGGGTTGTACACTCACACAGGAGCTTGATTTTGTAAGGCGACAGCCATCAAGTTTTCTTCCGACTCTGGTACCTTTTCAGTGTCAATGTCATCCGCCATCGTGGGTTCCAATTCCTGATCCTCGTCATACGTTTGCCGCACATCCAGAATTTCAATGTCTAATTGCGCTTCCGGATACAATCGTCGCAAGTCCCATTCCGTAATCCATCCACGAACATACTCGCGCATCCGGGTACTGGATAATTTCTCTACAGCTGAAACGGGTGGCGGTGTCCAACTATAGGCCGATCCATGAAGCGCCCTAAGCCGCTCATATAGCGCATCGACCATTGATTCATAGGGACGAACTAATGGCTCACCTTCCTGTTCAATGAGCCGGATACCCTGGATTGCCTGTAGTGCTTGCATATGAGCTTCATCCGTTGATTCCTCCTGGCACATCTGCTCGATTTTCTGGGAATCCTGTTTTTCTTCCAAGATCACGCTTTGGAAATCATCGGTCAGAGCCACAATGGCCCCAATCGCCGGGCAGGCATCCTCGGCCAACACCCCCATCCACCGTGCCACCTCCCTATAGGACTTGGTCCGTTGTTTAAAGGAATATCGCCCGATGATTTCCGCCTCATCGATAAGCAAGATCCACCCTTTATAGCCAGCCGCGACCATCAATCGTGAGACAAATCGAAACCGTTGTGAGGCCAAATCCTGACTGGAAATTTTAGTGAACACATAAGGGTTTTCCGGCGGACACCCCTGGAGATATTTATTAAGTTGACTATTACTCAACGGATCTCCCGCCCAATAGCGGATCATGCGATGACTCAGCTCAGGATCATTAATCATCCGCTCATAGAGATACAGGCTGGCTGCAAACCGGGAATCGCACACTTGGTCCTTGCGATGCACCCAATCAAATAAATCGGCAAAGTGCGGGCTTTGGAAATTCAGTTCACCGGCTATTTCGGTGAGAGCATCACCATGTTTACCTGGAACAATGGCATTATTGATGGCTGCACGAAAGAGGGGCACGCCATTGTACAAGGGTGTTTCCTTACTGATTACAATGGGACTGCAGACAAAATTCTTCTCCAGCGCTACCTGTTGCAACGCATGAAGAAGATGGGATTTTCCACTCCCAAACCCTCCTTCAATGACGATGCCCTTGGTCGGCGTGTCATTCGGAACGTTGGCCTCCATCTGTTGAAGCAGCCGTCTGAATTTTCCTTCCAGATCCGGTTGGTGACTTCCCAGTACCTGCACGACATCACGATTCGGCACTCCGGATCGCAAAGCCTCCATGGCGCGTTGATGCCCAACATCACCATTGGCCATCGCCGGCCGATCAGTGTATTCCTTCTTTCCGGTATCGTGGGCCTCCCCGGCCTCTTGAGATCCCAGGCGAATCAATGCCCCTAATGGGTTTTGGTATTGGCGGTCACGGACTTCGTCCCAAATGCGTAATTTTAACGCCTCATACCGGTTGAGTCCCCTCCGGTCATCTGTCAAAAATTCTTGCGGCACCTGGACCACTAATAAGAAACTTTCCAATTCATCTGTCCCATCAATAAACTGGCGAAGCATTTCGTAGGCATCTAACGTCGTTGAAACGCCATAATACAAGCCTTCCGGAGAATCCGGTTTCCTACTGAGCAAACATCGACTCAAGTTCAGGGACACGAATAACCCTGTTTTCCCAACTAACCGTAGCCAACGGCATAACGACACAAACATATACCGGGCATTAGTCCGATTAATTTTCTGAAAAATAAGGGCTTCTTTAAGAGCGGAAATCTGACGAATTTCCCCCTTCAGCCATGACTTGACCGGTTCGGTCATAAAGGGAACTTCTGAGCCAGAGTCCAATTGCCCCAAACACAATCGGATCATGGCCATACGAAATTCCTGGCACATCTGCGAATCGCGATAGATGGCCCGCTCTAACCAACTATTTAAATCTCGACGCAGTAACGGTTCCGCCCGTTCATTCATCCGGGCAACTCCCGTCATGCAAAACTCTTCCTGGTTGTCCGGGATCTGGTATCCATTTTCTTGAAGAAGTCGACGAACAAATTGTGAGGCCAGCTCATCCCATGGGATGAGACGAGCAATCTGATGGAACAACTTATCCATCATATGAATTTTGGTGTCTTTAGCATCAACTGAGATGCACGCATACCCTTCCTGCTGGGCTAAGGTAGCCAATTGGTCTTGGATGTCGACTCTATCCGAGTCAGAATCTGTCACCACAAACTTGACCGATGACCCTCCTTGCCCAATAAATCGTTGAAGGTATTCTTGCCGAAGCGTATGAAACCATTCTTGAGGTCGTAACTCCATTGCTCGTATCCTTCACAGGTTAGAAAGTCACATGCATACACAGAAAGGTTTTACAGACTGACGAAAAGACAGAGACCTATGTTAAAAAAGCGTGTTGCCCCGTCTTTGAAAGATTGATTCGAATCTGGTGGTTATTTTGCCAAAATTTTTTGATGACAGCCATTTTGGTCTGGACCCAAACTAGTTCGACTCGGAGAGTGCCGGATGAAGCCGGCCTTCCAGATCCCCTTCTAATTCAGAGTCTTCCGAATAATCTTGTCGAATTTCCATTAATTCAATGTCAACTTTTTGTGTTGGATCGAGACGCGTCAAATCCCATTCGGTAATCCAGCCTTTGACATATTCACGCATCCGGGTGCTGGATAATCGCTCAATCGTTGGGACCTGAGGTGGTTCCCACCCATACGCCGCGCCATGAATGGCACGAATTTTATGGTAGATTTCTTCTACAAGCTGGTCATAGGGACCGACCAAGGGTATGCGTTCGCATTCAATGAGCCGCATTCCCTGTTCTGCTTGGCGGGACAGCACCAAATCGGTTTCCGATCCTGATTCTCGCAGCTTTTCTGGGACTTTTTCCCGATCACCCTTTTCATCCAGAATTGCGCTTTGAAAATCATCCGTGAGCGCCATCACCGCCGCCAGTCCGGATTTATAGCCGAGATCGGCAAAACTGGAGGCTTCCAGTCGGCCCAACCACCTGGCTAATTCCGCATAGGACTGGGCTCGTTGTTTGAAGGAATACCTGCCAATAATTTCCGCCTCGTCGATCAGTAAAATCCAACCAGCATATCCCGCCGCAATCATTAGTCGTGAAACGAATTTAAATCGTTGCAACGCCATTTCCATGGGTGAGATTCGTTCAAATCGATAGGAAACACTCGCATCACAGGATTTGAGTAATCGCTTGATTTCAGCATCGGTCAACGGATCCCCTGCCCAAAATCGAATGATCCGGTGACTTAACTCCGGGTCATTGACCATGCGTTCGTATAGAAACACTGAGGCCGCAAAGCGCCCATCAATTTCTCCGCCCTGACGATGCACCCATTCATAAAAATTCGCGTATTGAGGACTCTTAAAATTTAAATCCGCTGCCACCTCGGTTAAAACATCTCCTCGTTTTTCAGGGATATCAGCAGCTTCAATGGCAGATCGAAACATCATTGCGGGGCTATACAAAGGCGTTTCCTTACTTATTACGACCTTGCTACATACAAATCTGGATTCCAATGCCATACGTCTTAAGGATTCCAGCAAATGTGATTTCCCCGTACCAAAGCCTCCTTCAATCAACATCCCTTTTGTGGTCCAACCCTTATGAATGCTGGCCTGAGCGTCCTGCAACATCTGTTGAAATTTGGATTTGACCATCGGCTGTGGACATCCCAGCGCTTGGACCACTCCTGGGCTGGGGACACCTGCCCTCAAGGATTCAATAACCCGCTGATGCTGCACATCTTCTTTTCGGCTTCCCACTTTGGCCAGAAGACTGCTCTCGGCAAAGACTGTAGTCTGATCGGTCAGCCTGACCATCGGCGCAAAGGGATTTTGACGGGTTTTATCCCGGACATCATCCCAAATGCGAAGCTTGAGGGCCTCATACCGATTCAGACCCAACCGTTGATCCGAGAGAAAGGCTTGGGAGGCAACGACCACGACCAATAGCCCTTCGATTTCATCGCTGCCATCAATGAATTGTCTCAGCATCTCATAAGCATCCATAACGGCAGAGGGGGAATACTTTAGCGAGGTCGCACCGGCTTCTTTGCCGCCTGTAAAGGCTGAAATATCGATGGTCAGGACCATACCGGGTTTCCCCAACAGGCGAGTCCAATGGGCTAAGGAGATGATGAGGTCACGCGCATTACTGCGGGTAACCTTTTCAAAAATCAATATTTTTTTGAGGATAGCCATTTGCTTCAGCTCACCCCGAAGCCAGGCCTTGATTGCTGCCGACTCTTGAGAGGGACTTTCAGGCAATTCCAACTGAGCCACACACAACTGGATCATGGCCAGTCGAAATTCCCGACTCATGTGAAAATCCTGGAACAGGCTCCCTTCCAACCATGCGTTCACTTCTCGGTGCATCGCGGCTTCATCGCAACAGTTGAGAGAGGCCAGAGAAGACCAGCAACATTCCTCCCGCCTTTCAGGGATTTTCCATTGATGCTCTCTAAAGAGTTTTTTGACATACTCGAACGCCAAGGCGTCCCAATCAATTTGTCTGGCCATTTCCTTGTACAAGAGATCAATCAGTTGAACCTTCGTACAATGAGAGTCCGCGTGAATTGTGACAAAGCCCTCCTCCCGTGACAGCGCCCCCACCCCTATGCACACCGTTTTGACATCCTGAGCCTCCTCCACAACGGCAAATTTGACGGCCGATCCTCCACGACGAATAAACTCCTGAAGATAGGCAGATTTGAGAACATTCAACCATTCCTGTGGAGACATAAATTTTCCCTCAATATCCTGTTAATCTCATTCGTCTTCTCGGTTCACCCTAGGGAAACTTAAATACGGTCCTGACCCCTTTATCCCGTCTGGACAAAGGAAATTCCATAATAGGTTTTTTCGCGTCCACCTTGCGCAATCACGGTTAACGTTTTATTAGCATCCCGCACGCCGGTACTAGCATGAAAGTTTGCCCGATGATTGTTTTTGGTGGAAATGGTTCCACTTTTATCTAATAAATAGACATCCCGGCCAAATTCTTGTCTGGTATATTCATTGGCCTGCCACGGAAGGAGGGTCAAGAGTTGATAGAGTTCCAAGAGTGGAATCACCGTTCCTTTGCCAATGAGGTGCTTTCCTCGACCCGCCACCACAATGGAATAGGCCGTAAAGACCATCTCCAAAAATGTTTGCGGCTTAAATCGAAGAGGTTTATTTTGAACTTCCTTTAATCGTTTGACCAAGACCGAAGGACGAAGCCGGTTTTCCCGCATTCGATCAATGGCGACCGCACGTTCTTTATGCAGAATGCGTAATAAGACTGGATAGGAAAATAAATAGCCATCGTGCTCA
This genomic interval carries:
- a CDS encoding response regulator; this encodes MMTNKAILLVEDHPDDEELTMRALKKNNIKNEVVVARDGVEALEYLFGTGAHAGRDLTQMPQIILLDLKLPKIDGLEVLRRLRADERTKFLPVVVLTSSKEEQDIVKSYQLGANSYVRKPVDFQEFSQAVQNLGLYWLILNEAAPERV
- a CDS encoding DUF3365 domain-containing protein gives rise to the protein MSVSELTSRKESPLSTLGLWDSCVNRVLGAMELLHRHTILVLTLLFGLCLIVIYLHISQLKTQMVTAMAFRGSEIYTRALNEMRIWYTVEVVQRLHNQGIDASIEYRDHQGEIPLPAALSRDLGNRLVAGRKGERLELLSPYPFYPGKKPGGLLDGFQEEAWKFFTQHSDTNEPFYRFEQVDGRESLRFVKADRMQKECVECHNRHPDSPKRDWQIGEVGGLLEVVYPVDSLETIMGMSWQGTYGLMGMLVVIWMGGFGLVVLKLGRVASELEEQVRDRTGALQSANKHLELEIHDRLLAEDTLRKAKDNLEKRVQERTAKLAASNAELIREVAERKRAEEDIRKLNSQLVQRSAQLEASNKELEAFSYSVSHDLRAPLRGIDGFSQAVLEDYDEKLDESGRNYLRRVRTASQRMSKLIDAMLNLARLTRAEIHTQSFDMSAVVRAVLEDFQKMDPDRQIECIVADNVFATADPQLLRAVLENLIGNAWKFTQQQPHPRIEFGYGQYKGQAAYFVSDNGAGFDMTYVHKLFGAFQRLHAYTEFPGVGVGLATVHRIIQRHGGQIWAEGVVGKGATFHFTL
- a CDS encoding DUF2791 family P-loop domain-containing protein; its protein translation is MELRPQEWFHTLRQEYLQRFIGQGGSSVKFVVTDSDSDRVDIQDQLATLAQQEGYACISVDAKDTKIHMMDKLFHQIARLIPWDELASQFVRRLLQENGYQIPDNQEEFCMTGVARMNERAEPLLRRDLNSWLERAIYRDSQMCQEFRMAMIRLCLGQLDSGSEVPFMTEPVKSWLKGEIRQISALKEALIFQKINRTNARYMFVSLCRWLRLVGKTGLFVSLNLSRCLLSRKPDSPEGLYYGVSTTLDAYEMLRQFIDGTDELESFLLVVQVPQEFLTDDRRGLNRYEALKLRIWDEVRDRQYQNPLGALIRLGSQEAGEAHDTGKKEYTDRPAMANGDVGHQRAMEALRSGVPNRDVVQVLGSHQPDLEGKFRRLLQQMEANVPNDTPTKGIVIEGGFGSGKSHLLHALQQVALEKNFVCSPIVISKETPLYNGVPLFRAAINNAIVPGKHGDALTEIAGELNFQSPHFADLFDWVHRKDQVCDSRFAASLYLYERMINDPELSHRMIRYWAGDPLSNSQLNKYLQGCPPENPYVFTKISSQDLASQRFRFVSRLMVAAGYKGWILLIDEAEIIGRYSFKQRTKSYREVARWMGVLAEDACPAIGAIVALTDDFQSVILEEKQDSQKIEQMCQEESTDEAHMQALQAIQGIRLIEQEGEPLVRPYESMVDALYERLRALHGSAYSWTPPPVSAVEKLSSTRMREYVRGWITEWDLRRLYPEAQLDIEILDVRQTYDEDQELEPTMADDIDTEKVPESEENLMAVALQNQAPV
- a CDS encoding DUF2791 family P-loop domain-containing protein, translated to MSPQEWLNVLKSAYLQEFIRRGGSAVKFAVVEEAQDVKTVCIGVGALSREEGFVTIHADSHCTKVQLIDLLYKEMARQIDWDALAFEYVKKLFREHQWKIPERREECCWSSLASLNCCDEAAMHREVNAWLEGSLFQDFHMSREFRLAMIQLCVAQLELPESPSQESAAIKAWLRGELKQMAILKKILIFEKVTRSNARDLIISLAHWTRLLGKPGMVLTIDISAFTGGKEAGATSLKYSPSAVMDAYEMLRQFIDGSDEIEGLLVVVVASQAFLSDQRLGLNRYEALKLRIWDDVRDKTRQNPFAPMVRLTDQTTVFAESSLLAKVGSRKEDVQHQRVIESLRAGVPSPGVVQALGCPQPMVKSKFQQMLQDAQASIHKGWTTKGMLIEGGFGTGKSHLLESLRRMALESRFVCSKVVISKETPLYSPAMMFRSAIEAADIPEKRGDVLTEVAADLNFKSPQYANFYEWVHRQGGEIDGRFAASVFLYERMVNDPELSHRIIRFWAGDPLTDAEIKRLLKSCDASVSYRFERISPMEMALQRFKFVSRLMIAAGYAGWILLIDEAEIIGRYSFKQRAQSYAELARWLGRLEASSFADLGYKSGLAAVMALTDDFQSAILDEKGDREKVPEKLRESGSETDLVLSRQAEQGMRLIECERIPLVGPYDQLVEEIYHKIRAIHGAAYGWEPPQVPTIERLSSTRMREYVKGWITEWDLTRLDPTQKVDIELMEIRQDYSEDSELEGDLEGRLHPALSESN